One segment of Allorhodopirellula heiligendammensis DNA contains the following:
- the fmt gene encoding methionyl-tRNA formyltransferase, giving the protein MNSVKRRIILMGTGPFAVPSFEAIRAAGHEVPLVITRPRPPVKSRRGPPPAPVHDWAVAHGLPLESPDSINEDAVVQRLAELEADLMVVCDYGQILRPAALATTRWGGINLHGSLLPAYRGAAPVQRAVLSGDLETGVSVIHMTPRLDGGPILATRRTPIGTTETSGELEERLSAIGVQATIEAIELLDQSLVGHDPAEPLPTLGAVQDPARVSKAPRLHKAEAEIDWSRSARHIDCLVRGMQPWPIAYTFAETKPGKPPVRLAIVRVTARPDAAADDAQIGHLLVSDTKDEMAIGCGDGRIIVERLQPAGKKEMDAAEFIRGHRLQAGFRFGMATPTENTSPQV; this is encoded by the coding sequence ATGAATTCCGTAAAACGCCGCATTATCTTGATGGGCACGGGCCCCTTCGCTGTCCCTTCCTTCGAAGCGATCCGCGCTGCGGGACATGAGGTACCGCTTGTCATCACTCGCCCCCGCCCACCCGTCAAGAGTCGCCGCGGCCCGCCGCCGGCCCCAGTTCACGATTGGGCGGTTGCCCATGGACTTCCGCTCGAGTCCCCCGACAGTATCAATGAGGACGCTGTGGTGCAGCGGCTTGCCGAGCTTGAGGCGGATCTCATGGTGGTGTGTGACTACGGACAGATACTCCGGCCCGCTGCGTTGGCAACGACACGGTGGGGAGGCATTAACCTGCACGGTTCACTGTTGCCAGCCTACCGAGGTGCAGCTCCGGTGCAGCGAGCGGTGCTCAGTGGAGACTTGGAAACCGGCGTGAGTGTGATTCACATGACCCCACGGCTCGATGGCGGACCCATTCTTGCCACCCGCCGAACCCCAATTGGGACAACCGAGACCTCGGGCGAGCTCGAAGAACGCCTCTCGGCGATCGGTGTGCAAGCCACGATCGAAGCGATCGAGCTGCTCGACCAATCGCTAGTCGGTCATGACCCTGCAGAGCCGCTGCCGACATTGGGGGCTGTCCAAGATCCAGCACGCGTGTCCAAGGCACCCCGGCTCCATAAGGCGGAAGCTGAGATTGACTGGTCCCGCTCCGCTCGCCATATCGACTGTCTCGTTCGCGGGATGCAACCCTGGCCAATCGCGTACACCTTTGCCGAGACGAAACCTGGCAAACCACCCGTGCGGCTGGCCATCGTTCGGGTCACCGCTCGGCCCGATGCGGCGGCTGATGACGCCCAGATCGGACATCTGCTCGTTAGCGACACGAAAGATGAGATGGCGATTGGCTGCGGTGATGGACGCATCATCGTCGAGCGATTGCAACCGGCCGGAAAAAAAGAGATGGACGCGGCGGAATTCATTCGAGGACATCGCTTGCAAGCCGGCTTTCGATTTGGAATGGCTACCCCGACCGAAAATACGAGCCCCCAGGTATGA
- the def gene encoding peptide deformylase, which translates to MTLSIIHYPHPTLQHRSRPIVRVDAKLRGMAAEMLELMYDNEGVGLAANQVDLPIRMFVANPSGERGEGEEWIVINPVIDRPKGSESGQEGCLSVPGVYAQVKRPKTVRLQGYDLQGNEINVELDGFLARVVQHEVDHLDGVMFFDRIGIEAKRDIEHALAEFETTFESLRNTGSIPDDAELARRLAEWEKAYT; encoded by the coding sequence ATGACCCTTTCGATCATCCATTACCCTCACCCGACACTGCAGCATCGCAGTCGACCCATTGTACGAGTTGACGCAAAACTTCGCGGCATGGCTGCAGAGATGTTGGAGCTGATGTACGACAACGAAGGCGTCGGGCTGGCGGCCAATCAAGTCGATCTGCCGATTCGGATGTTCGTCGCCAACCCCAGTGGGGAGCGTGGTGAGGGCGAAGAGTGGATCGTCATCAATCCAGTGATCGATCGTCCGAAGGGCAGTGAATCCGGACAGGAGGGGTGCCTCAGCGTTCCGGGCGTGTACGCGCAGGTGAAGCGGCCCAAGACTGTTCGGCTGCAAGGCTACGATCTGCAAGGAAATGAAATTAATGTTGAGCTTGATGGGTTCTTGGCACGCGTTGTCCAGCATGAGGTTGATCATCTCGACGGGGTGATGTTCTTTGATCGAATTGGGATCGAAGCAAAACGTGACATTGAACACGCGCTCGCTGAGTTTGAGACGACGTTTGAGTCGCTCCGAAATACCGGCAGCATTCCCGACGACGCCGAACTCGCACGTCGACTCGCAGAGTGGGAAAAAGCTTACACATGA
- a CDS encoding glycoside hydrolase family 71/99-like protein gives MNRRTTDVRLFCVSLSVRASVVSDRPPHGDAHNRARCLGASWGTPTLNSFSPLMQAGFALLLGIVCSVCGPVHHAYAADPVPTIDATTLHHKVLCGYQGWFRCPDDPSGRGWVHWSRDRKQITPQSLTIEMWPDMREYTSGEKYPAPGFTYPDGRPAELFSSANPLTVDRHFDWMRQYEIDGALVQRFVSGTGHPDSTRVLRHAAAAAQETGRVFAVEYDMSGVPEDQLLTRITTDWKALVDEMKITENPQYLHHEGLPVLGVWGFFPERFSSETAHALIDFFKAEGPYQVTLIGGCNWPWRNESDPQWARALRRFDVLSPWNVGHVHREAGKLYADTGRWAGDREEAQRHGMGYMPVVFPGFSWDNLKHQPAGTTDIPRLGGEFYWRQFETAGELQIEMVKVAMFDEVDEATAIFKVSDTPPTQAHFLGLEGLPSDTYLRLTGKGSRLIRGE, from the coding sequence ATGAACCGACGAACAACCGATGTGCGATTATTCTGCGTGAGCCTGAGCGTGCGAGCTAGCGTCGTATCTGATCGTCCACCGCATGGCGACGCTCACAACCGCGCGAGATGTCTTGGTGCGTCATGGGGGACTCCAACGTTAAATAGCTTTTCCCCGCTCATGCAGGCCGGATTCGCCTTGTTGCTCGGGATCGTCTGCAGCGTCTGCGGACCCGTTCATCATGCGTACGCCGCCGATCCCGTTCCCACCATCGACGCGACCACCCTGCATCACAAGGTGCTCTGTGGCTACCAAGGCTGGTTCCGCTGCCCCGATGACCCGAGCGGTCGGGGCTGGGTTCACTGGAGTCGTGACCGGAAACAGATCACACCGCAGTCGCTGACAATTGAAATGTGGCCGGACATGCGCGAGTACACCTCGGGCGAGAAGTATCCGGCACCCGGTTTCACCTACCCCGACGGTCGTCCGGCGGAACTGTTCAGTTCGGCAAACCCGCTCACCGTCGATCGGCATTTCGATTGGATGCGTCAATACGAAATTGATGGTGCGCTGGTGCAACGATTTGTTTCCGGCACCGGACACCCTGACTCCACACGTGTACTCCGTCATGCCGCTGCAGCGGCGCAGGAGACGGGACGCGTCTTTGCCGTCGAGTATGACATGAGCGGTGTGCCCGAAGATCAATTGTTGACGCGGATCACCACGGACTGGAAAGCTCTCGTGGATGAAATGAAGATCACCGAAAACCCTCAGTACCTACACCATGAGGGGCTGCCTGTGCTGGGGGTTTGGGGATTTTTCCCTGAGCGATTTAGCAGCGAAACGGCTCATGCTCTGATCGACTTTTTCAAAGCGGAGGGGCCCTACCAAGTCACGCTGATCGGCGGTTGCAACTGGCCGTGGCGTAACGAGTCGGACCCCCAGTGGGCACGGGCGCTTCGCCGCTTTGATGTCCTCAGTCCGTGGAACGTGGGGCATGTGCACCGGGAAGCCGGCAAGCTCTATGCTGACACGGGACGTTGGGCAGGGGACCGTGAGGAAGCCCAGCGGCATGGGATGGGCTACATGCCTGTTGTGTTCCCCGGGTTCAGTTGGGATAATCTCAAACATCAACCCGCCGGCACTACGGACATTCCTCGGCTCGGTGGCGAGTTCTACTGGCGGCAATTCGAAACTGCGGGCGAACTCCAGATCGAGATGGTGAAAGTCGCGATGTTCGACGAAGTTGACGAGGCGACCGCCATTTTCAAAGTCAGCGACACGCCGCCGACGCAAGCTCATTTTCTCGGGCTGGAAGGTCTCCCGTCGGACACTTATCTACGGTTGACTGGTAAAGGCAGCCGATTGATCCGAGGCGAATGA
- a CDS encoding glycosyl hydrolase yields the protein MFSEITGSRKTIGDVDVLYHDGLYHLFHLVLPNHDFIAHAVSTDALNWRRVNNALFIGEPGSWDDLMLWTMHVSPDPNQEGRWRMFYTGLSRRDQGDYQRLGLAVSEDLFHWEKSPVHWEDHRGPRDPQLVKQALQASRLKPERRADAPFDRESCFPLEPDPRFYEASLDEGRHWISFRDPFYFHDGEDGWLLAAARANHGPVVRRGCVALMKEVSPNHFVAQKPLHHPRMYDDIEVPNLIRLGDDHYLIGSIREDAKIRYWHADALREHWQSYHDNVLLAQGNYAGRVCRDETGWLLWNFYSMHRDDRTQDNLMPPPKRLVQTETGLLRAVTFEGIENYVRESIDVRCANPLIEDVGPSEQVCRVDQDYLELACQSGFQAFVFDGELENFRMQAKMDLQGLGKCGLVFRIDPDTRDGYYLSLDLHKGVAQLRGWGTDSQATGDQMMQFEPLQAGFWHSETRGQAEIKLIAFGSYIELSVDGRVVLSLADQHFQCGHVGVYLETAVLRLDGVELVRLASPSQSDEHLASG from the coding sequence ATGTTTTCCGAGATTACCGGTAGTCGGAAAACCATCGGCGATGTCGATGTGCTGTATCACGACGGCCTGTACCACCTGTTTCACCTCGTGCTACCCAATCACGATTTCATCGCCCACGCGGTCAGCACGGACGCCTTGAATTGGCGTCGGGTGAATAACGCGTTATTTATCGGGGAGCCTGGTAGTTGGGACGACCTGATGCTGTGGACGATGCACGTATCGCCGGACCCGAACCAGGAGGGTCGGTGGAGGATGTTTTACACAGGGCTGTCGCGACGTGACCAAGGGGACTACCAACGGCTGGGTTTGGCGGTCAGCGAAGATCTATTTCACTGGGAAAAATCACCGGTGCACTGGGAAGACCACCGTGGACCGCGTGATCCGCAACTGGTCAAACAGGCTCTTCAAGCCAGTCGGCTAAAACCGGAGCGGCGGGCCGACGCACCTTTCGATCGCGAGAGCTGTTTCCCGCTGGAGCCGGACCCGAGGTTCTACGAAGCGTCGCTCGACGAAGGACGGCACTGGATCAGTTTTCGCGATCCGTTTTACTTCCACGATGGCGAAGACGGATGGTTGCTGGCCGCTGCCCGTGCCAATCACGGCCCGGTGGTTCGGCGGGGCTGCGTGGCGCTCATGAAAGAGGTGTCACCCAACCATTTCGTCGCCCAGAAGCCGTTGCATCACCCGCGCATGTACGACGATATCGAGGTTCCCAATCTGATCCGATTGGGTGACGATCACTACCTGATCGGCAGCATTCGAGAGGATGCCAAAATCCGCTATTGGCATGCTGATGCACTACGTGAGCACTGGCAGAGCTATCATGACAATGTGTTGCTGGCCCAGGGAAACTATGCGGGGCGAGTTTGCCGGGACGAAACAGGCTGGCTGCTATGGAATTTCTACTCCATGCACCGTGACGATCGGACGCAGGACAACCTCATGCCGCCACCGAAGCGGCTCGTCCAAACCGAAACGGGACTGTTGCGTGCGGTCACCTTTGAAGGCATCGAGAACTACGTTCGCGAGTCCATTGATGTCCGTTGTGCCAATCCCCTGATCGAGGATGTGGGGCCGAGCGAGCAGGTCTGCCGAGTCGACCAGGATTATCTCGAACTCGCTTGCCAGAGCGGCTTCCAGGCCTTCGTCTTTGATGGCGAACTCGAGAATTTTCGCATGCAGGCGAAAATGGATCTCCAGGGCCTCGGCAAGTGCGGACTCGTCTTTCGTATCGATCCCGATACACGCGACGGATACTATCTCTCGTTGGATCTGCACAAGGGCGTCGCCCAACTGCGTGGCTGGGGGACGGATTCGCAGGCCACGGGGGACCAGATGATGCAGTTTGAGCCACTCCAAGCGGGCTTTTGGCACAGCGAGACACGCGGACAGGCTGAAATTAAGTTGATTGCGTTCGGCAGTTACATCGAGCTGAGCGTCGATGGGCGGGTGGTGCTGTCGCTCGCCGATCAGCATTTTCAGTGCGGCCACGTGGGGGTGTATCTCGAAACCGCCGTGCTCCGGCTGGACGGGGTCGAGTTGGTGAGATTGGCCTCACCGAGCCAGAGCGACGAGCATTTGGCGAGTGGTTGA
- the csb2 gene encoding type I-G CRISPR-associated protein Csb2, which yields MIAIEMRFLTGKYHATPWGRQVNEGAVEWPPSPWRILRALLAVWHYKFPEIPEAQMHDLMHKLSDVPAYKLPPSTSGHTRHYMPTINDAKTKVFDTFIAVSPNDPLVVCWPKLELTEDQRRLLAQLVSAMSYFGRAESWVEASVSLTAPDSFNAKQLDDRGVGSCQELIRLLASDDWAQYGQWRAQIQNQIEKQKLSDKRAKAMEKGKPTDKIKLSANEKAAIQRSLPVSAFDALHVETDQLRKAGWNRPPASRWIDYVRENEKPIQRSESLIPKANGPTIARFAVAGPVRPRLTDALWIGERARSYIMGCSKRQNGDQCSEAFSGKYADGTPRRDGSQTHGHAHYFAESLGPNSRGRITHLTIFIPAGIQPNDEAALSRFTHMHGSDGHDLQVVPLGVGSPCDFGGLDPRRGQTALLASSRVWESRTPFVATDHLRIRNHEKKDPQCYAEAEHRELERLVRKELNRRPWLAEFAEGVTIERTFHTFLGGTKTSWLKFRRTRQRGGGRQASTQGYGFRLIFDVPVEGPISLGYGSHFGLGQFSAVAYA from the coding sequence ATGATTGCCATTGAAATGCGGTTCCTCACCGGCAAGTATCATGCGACACCGTGGGGACGACAAGTGAATGAAGGTGCCGTTGAATGGCCACCATCGCCGTGGCGTATTTTACGCGCACTACTGGCAGTATGGCACTACAAATTCCCGGAAATCCCGGAAGCCCAGATGCATGACCTTATGCACAAACTCTCGGATGTACCCGCGTACAAACTTCCCCCGAGCACTTCGGGACACACGCGTCACTACATGCCAACAATAAACGATGCAAAGACCAAGGTCTTTGACACGTTCATCGCAGTCAGTCCGAATGATCCGTTAGTCGTCTGCTGGCCCAAATTGGAACTGACGGAAGACCAGCGTCGGTTGCTTGCTCAGTTGGTCTCAGCAATGAGTTACTTTGGACGTGCTGAATCGTGGGTAGAGGCCTCAGTCTCGTTAACCGCTCCCGACTCATTTAATGCAAAGCAACTAGACGATCGAGGCGTCGGTAGTTGTCAGGAGCTGATTCGCTTGCTCGCGTCGGACGACTGGGCTCAATATGGCCAGTGGCGAGCTCAGATACAGAACCAGATCGAAAAACAAAAGCTCTCCGATAAACGCGCGAAAGCAATGGAGAAGGGCAAACCAACTGACAAGATCAAGCTTTCCGCAAATGAGAAAGCTGCAATTCAACGATCGTTACCCGTATCGGCATTTGATGCATTACACGTCGAAACAGATCAATTGCGCAAAGCTGGTTGGAATCGTCCGCCGGCAAGTCGGTGGATCGATTATGTTCGCGAGAATGAGAAGCCCATACAGCGTTCAGAGTCACTCATACCGAAAGCGAATGGACCAACAATCGCTCGCTTCGCGGTTGCGGGACCAGTGCGTCCTCGATTGACGGATGCATTGTGGATCGGGGAGCGCGCAAGGAGCTACATTATGGGCTGTTCGAAACGGCAAAATGGCGACCAGTGTTCCGAAGCGTTCTCTGGTAAGTACGCCGATGGCACGCCACGAAGGGACGGTTCTCAGACTCACGGCCACGCACACTATTTCGCTGAATCTCTCGGTCCCAACAGTCGTGGGCGCATCACGCATTTGACCATTTTCATCCCGGCCGGAATTCAACCAAACGATGAAGCTGCGCTTAGCCGGTTCACCCACATGCACGGATCTGATGGTCATGACCTGCAAGTCGTCCCACTCGGCGTTGGCTCCCCCTGTGACTTTGGTGGCCTGGATCCGCGTCGTGGACAAACTGCTTTGCTTGCGTCGAGCCGTGTCTGGGAATCGCGTACACCCTTTGTCGCGACGGATCACCTGAGGATTCGCAATCACGAAAAGAAGGACCCTCAGTGCTACGCAGAGGCGGAACACCGCGAGTTGGAGCGACTCGTGCGGAAAGAGCTCAACCGGCGTCCATGGCTGGCTGAATTTGCTGAAGGCGTCACGATCGAACGTACATTTCACACATTTCTCGGTGGCACAAAAACGTCTTGGTTGAAATTCCGTCGAACGCGTCAGCGTGGCGGCGGCCGTCAAGCATCAACACAAGGCTATGGATTCCGACTGATCTTCGACGTTCCAGTCGAAGGGCCTATCTCACTCGGCTATGGTAGCCACTTTGGATTGGGACAGTTTTCCGCGGTGGCGTATGCATGA
- a CDS encoding FAD-dependent oxidoreductase, with product MSLFRHVCLCIALLAASQSGVMADNRADVVVYGSTPGGFCAAIAAAREGASVILLEPTDHIGAMNTGGLSHCDSNQMVRETVMGLFDEWHRRVVMDYTDRGLPAPYDPATKDQSRWTFEPHVAMRVTKQMLDEAGVTVLTQRYLTSVTKEGPRITSVVTKNGTFSARVFVDGTYEGDLMAAAGVQWTIGRESRAEYGESRAGKQYPKAKMDINGFDANGNLLPLVTTAAAGPDDAGDRNVMIYSFRLCLTADPDNRVAIPSPANYDPARFEVMRRALQTGVRVGFDLYPLPGGKLDGNNSIGGQFSLGLVGGANDWHSADEAGRRAIWEAHKQYTLEFIHFLVTDPAVPADIRNSYASLGFCKDEFASHDHFSPALYVRESRRMKGMYVITEKDILEEPEKDDPIAISSFPIDSHDCQRVALQDGGVINEGTIFPVRRANPKQGFAYHVPYRAILPKPEQCDNLLVPVALSCTHVGISSLRIEGTWMILGQSAGVAAALAAEHGVAVQELPYPQLRERLLAQHQVLELPDVTDLPAADGSIALESLSGIVLDDAAAELTGQWSRSTGFKPYIGRGYLFSGEKDSAAVGDGASAATFRVQVPDAGSYQLRMAYSAHETRARSVPVTVTNGAYVKRFKVDQTQPLPAGERFQLIGEVQLGGEGETTISISNMQTVGFVIVDAVQLLPTNP from the coding sequence ATGTCCCTATTCCGACACGTCTGCCTGTGCATCGCACTTCTCGCAGCCTCCCAGTCAGGGGTGATGGCCGACAACCGAGCTGACGTGGTCGTCTATGGATCGACGCCAGGCGGTTTTTGTGCGGCGATCGCTGCTGCCCGCGAGGGCGCATCGGTCATCTTGCTGGAACCGACCGATCACATCGGCGCCATGAATACTGGCGGGCTAAGCCATTGCGACTCCAACCAGATGGTTCGCGAAACGGTGATGGGACTGTTCGATGAGTGGCACAGGCGTGTGGTGATGGATTACACCGATCGAGGCCTTCCGGCCCCATACGACCCAGCGACGAAGGATCAATCGCGTTGGACGTTCGAACCGCACGTGGCGATGCGGGTGACCAAGCAGATGCTCGATGAAGCTGGGGTTACTGTGCTGACTCAGCGATATCTGACGTCTGTGACCAAAGAGGGGCCGCGGATCACATCCGTGGTGACCAAGAACGGAACGTTCTCGGCTAGAGTATTTGTCGATGGCACCTATGAAGGTGATCTGATGGCGGCCGCGGGTGTCCAATGGACGATCGGGCGCGAAAGCCGTGCGGAGTACGGTGAGTCGCGGGCGGGCAAACAGTATCCAAAAGCCAAGATGGACATCAACGGCTTCGATGCCAATGGTAACTTGCTGCCGCTGGTCACGACCGCTGCTGCCGGGCCGGACGACGCGGGTGATCGCAACGTCATGATTTACAGTTTTCGATTGTGTTTGACCGCGGATCCCGACAACCGCGTGGCGATACCCAGCCCCGCGAATTATGACCCGGCCCGGTTTGAAGTCATGCGAAGAGCCCTGCAGACTGGCGTGCGGGTTGGATTCGACCTCTATCCGCTGCCCGGCGGGAAACTCGACGGCAATAACTCGATCGGTGGTCAATTTTCATTGGGGCTAGTCGGTGGCGCAAACGATTGGCACTCAGCCGATGAAGCGGGACGGCGCGCAATCTGGGAGGCGCACAAGCAATACACGCTGGAGTTCATCCACTTCCTCGTCACAGATCCTGCTGTGCCCGCCGACATCCGCAATAGCTACGCAAGTCTGGGGTTCTGCAAAGACGAGTTTGCAAGTCACGACCACTTCTCACCCGCACTCTATGTGCGGGAGTCGCGGCGTATGAAAGGCATGTACGTGATCACTGAAAAAGACATTCTGGAGGAACCCGAAAAAGACGATCCCATCGCGATCTCGTCATTTCCGATTGACTCGCACGATTGCCAGCGCGTCGCACTGCAAGACGGCGGCGTGATCAACGAAGGAACCATCTTTCCGGTCCGTCGGGCGAACCCAAAACAGGGCTTCGCCTATCATGTTCCCTACCGCGCAATCCTGCCCAAACCCGAGCAATGCGATAACCTGCTCGTCCCTGTTGCCCTGTCGTGTACGCACGTCGGCATCTCGTCGCTGCGAATCGAGGGAACGTGGATGATTCTTGGCCAGAGCGCTGGAGTCGCTGCGGCACTGGCGGCTGAGCACGGCGTTGCCGTGCAGGAACTGCCCTATCCGCAGCTTCGGGAACGCCTGTTAGCACAACACCAAGTCCTCGAACTGCCCGACGTCACTGACCTGCCAGCGGCTGACGGTTCAATCGCTCTGGAGAGCTTGTCAGGAATCGTGCTCGATGATGCTGCAGCGGAGCTCACCGGTCAGTGGTCTCGCTCGACCGGATTCAAACCCTACATCGGTCGCGGCTATCTCTTCAGTGGCGAAAAAGACTCCGCAGCGGTTGGTGACGGCGCGTCCGCAGCAACGTTTCGCGTCCAAGTGCCGGACGCCGGTTCCTACCAACTGAGGATGGCTTACTCCGCACACGAAACCCGCGCCAGGAGTGTTCCCGTGACCGTCACTAATGGTGCCTACGTGAAACGATTCAAGGTAGACCAAACCCAGCCGTTACCGGCAGGTGAACGCTTCCAGTTGATCGGTGAAGTCCAATTGGGAGGTGAGGGCGAGACCACCATTTCCATCAGCAACATGCAGACGGTAGGGTTTGTAATCGTCGACGCCGTTCAGCTACTGCCAACGAATCCTTAG
- a CDS encoding fasciclin domain-containing protein, producing the protein MKKLICLVAMFSTSSLSAGEQCPLAAAAAHQKATTLVAAPADTTDDIVDTAVAAGQFKTLVAAVEAAGLVDTLKSDGPFTVFAPTDAAFAKLPSGTVEALLKPENRKKLQNILTYHVVSGKVMAADAAKLNSAKTVEGQPLVIKASDSGVMINKSKVVKADIVTSNGVIHVIDSVLMPADKDIVATAAGSKNFSTLVAAVKAAGLVETLQGEGPFTVFAPTDEAFAALPEGTIASLLKPENKGKLVSILTYHVVPGAVLAADAAKLSTAKTVNGEKLSIKTADGKVMIDDATVTAADIMTSNGVVHVIDHVLMP; encoded by the coding sequence ATGAAAAAGTTAATCTGCCTCGTAGCCATGTTTTCCACTTCCAGCCTGTCGGCCGGTGAGCAGTGTCCACTCGCTGCCGCTGCCGCCCACCAAAAGGCAACCACCCTCGTCGCAGCCCCTGCTGACACAACGGACGACATTGTCGACACTGCCGTCGCCGCCGGTCAGTTCAAGACACTCGTCGCTGCCGTCGAGGCCGCTGGCTTGGTCGACACGCTCAAGAGCGATGGGCCCTTCACTGTATTCGCGCCTACTGACGCTGCGTTCGCCAAGCTGCCATCAGGAACAGTCGAAGCCTTGCTCAAACCTGAGAATCGCAAGAAACTGCAAAACATCCTGACCTACCACGTCGTCTCCGGCAAAGTAATGGCGGCCGATGCTGCGAAGCTGAACAGTGCCAAGACGGTCGAAGGTCAACCGCTCGTGATCAAGGCGAGCGACTCCGGCGTCATGATCAACAAGTCGAAGGTCGTGAAAGCCGATATCGTAACGAGCAACGGTGTGATCCACGTCATCGATAGTGTACTGATGCCTGCTGATAAAGATATCGTTGCCACTGCTGCGGGGAGCAAAAACTTCTCCACGTTAGTGGCTGCGGTAAAAGCTGCCGGCCTCGTCGAAACGCTTCAAGGCGAAGGACCATTCACAGTCTTCGCTCCCACCGATGAGGCATTCGCAGCACTTCCCGAAGGCACAATCGCCAGCCTGCTCAAGCCCGAGAACAAGGGCAAGCTCGTGTCAATTCTGACCTATCACGTCGTCCCCGGTGCTGTCCTCGCGGCCGACGCGGCGAAGCTGTCCACGGCGAAGACCGTCAACGGAGAAAAGCTCTCGATCAAGACAGCCGATGGGAAAGTGATGATTGATGATGCGACTGTCACTGCCGCTGACATCATGACGAGCAACGGCGTCGTCCACGTCATCGATCACGTGCTGATGCCCTAG
- a CDS encoding glycosyltransferase, which yields MNDSSGDSIECADAASQCVATDPLKQLSIACVIHSLDGGGAERVMAGLSGRLAARQHRVDLITLDDGARRRHQLSDAVRWIPLDVMSTDKRKIGWVERVTSLRRQIIQGEYDVVLSFCDSTNVLVLTATRGLRRCPRVVVSERSDPAHQSLGRVREWLRDRLYPRADAVVCLSDEVAATLHRRMNIHPVVIPSAVELPPPEYTQLRAASHAPTAVRLIAIGRLEPEKGFQRLLQALAGITQDGEAPAWTLRILGDGSELTALEAIARDGKIADRVEFSGWVDSVWPHLAEADVFVLPSLYEGFPSAMLEAMAGGLAVVAIDAGGGVRSAIRHGENGWLVENEATALASGLREILANPSLRAKLSTAAPQITNEFNWDTMVDAYERTLRG from the coding sequence TTGAATGATTCCTCAGGCGACTCGATCGAATGCGCGGACGCAGCCTCGCAATGTGTCGCAACGGATCCATTGAAGCAGTTGAGCATCGCATGTGTGATTCACTCGCTCGATGGTGGTGGTGCCGAACGAGTGATGGCGGGATTGTCAGGACGACTCGCTGCGCGGCAGCACCGTGTTGACTTGATCACGCTCGATGACGGGGCGCGGCGTCGTCACCAACTCAGTGATGCGGTGCGATGGATTCCGCTCGATGTGATGTCGACGGATAAACGCAAGATCGGCTGGGTAGAGCGTGTCACGAGCCTGCGCCGCCAAATCATCCAGGGCGAGTATGACGTCGTGTTATCGTTCTGCGACTCAACCAACGTATTGGTTCTCACGGCGACCCGGGGGCTGCGCCGATGCCCGCGTGTGGTCGTCAGTGAACGCAGCGACCCGGCTCATCAATCGCTCGGGCGAGTGCGTGAATGGCTGCGTGATCGGTTGTATCCCCGCGCCGATGCCGTGGTCTGTTTGAGCGACGAGGTAGCCGCAACATTGCATCGCCGCATGAATATTCACCCCGTCGTGATTCCATCGGCAGTTGAACTTCCGCCCCCAGAATATACGCAATTACGAGCGGCAAGCCATGCGCCCACTGCCGTACGTTTGATTGCCATCGGTCGACTGGAGCCCGAGAAGGGATTTCAGCGATTGCTACAGGCACTCGCTGGAATTACGCAAGACGGCGAGGCACCAGCGTGGACACTGCGGATCCTCGGCGACGGGAGCGAGTTAACAGCACTCGAAGCGATCGCACGCGATGGGAAGATCGCAGACCGCGTCGAATTTAGCGGCTGGGTCGATTCCGTGTGGCCACACTTAGCAGAGGCTGATGTGTTTGTGCTGCCGAGTTTATACGAAGGCTTCCCATCGGCGATGCTTGAGGCGATGGCGGGCGGTCTCGCCGTGGTCGCCATTGATGCGGGTGGTGGCGTCCGATCCGCGATCAGGCACGGCGAAAACGGTTGGCTGGTCGAAAACGAGGCCACCGCCCTCGCCTCCGGTCTACGTGAGATCCTCGCCAACCCCTCCCTGCGAGCAAAACTATCCACCGCCGCCCCCCAGATCACCAACGAGTTCAACTGGGACACCATGGTAGATGCATACGAGCGCACCCTCCGCGGATGA